A region from the Rhodothermales bacterium genome encodes:
- the ispF gene encoding 2-C-methyl-D-erythritol 2,4-cyclodiphosphate synthase has protein sequence MRIGMGYDVHRLLEGRPLIIGGVTIPHETGLDGHSDADVLLHAITDALLGAAALGDIGLHFPDTDQRWKGADSRDLLRETVRLVTESGYVVGNVDATVALQRPRLRPYIDAMRASIAEDLGISQREVSVKATTTERLGFVGSEAGAAAYAVCLLLPS, from the coding sequence ATGCGTATTGGGATGGGTTACGACGTGCATCGTCTCTTGGAAGGCCGGCCGCTCATCATCGGGGGGGTGACTATCCCGCACGAGACCGGGCTGGACGGCCACTCGGATGCCGACGTGTTGCTGCACGCCATCACCGATGCCCTCCTCGGTGCGGCGGCGCTGGGCGATATCGGACTCCATTTTCCGGACACGGACCAACGCTGGAAGGGCGCGGACAGCCGCGACCTGCTTCGGGAAACCGTGCGGTTGGTGACCGAGTCCGGCTATGTCGTAGGAAACGTAGACGCCACGGTAGCGTTGCAGCGTCCCCGGCTTCGTCCGTACATCGACGCAATGCGTGCTTCTATCGCCGAGGATCTCGGCATTTCGCAACGGGAGGTGTCCGTTAAAGCGACAACGACCGAACGCCTCGGCTTTGTGGGTTCCGAGGCCGGCGCCGCGGCGTATGCCGTATGCCTGCTCCTACCCTCGTGA
- a CDS encoding DedA family protein, whose product MAELFSDVFAWIESLAPLWAYLVILSIAYGENVVPPIPGDMVVVFGGYLAGIGHLNVYAVWALSTVGGALGFMTMYAVGYWAGDAVYDPQRLRWLPKGYLGKVRTWLQRWGYRVVLANRFLSGARSVISLSVGMAHMHRMRTLAYATISAFLWTGVIIWAGYLVGENWAVVSVYLKGYGWFILALTVGVGLAVWYRMRRRLVSGNGVATETPDVNPG is encoded by the coding sequence ATGGCAGAGCTTTTTTCGGATGTGTTCGCATGGATCGAGTCGCTTGCGCCTCTCTGGGCTTACCTCGTCATTTTATCCATTGCCTATGGCGAGAATGTCGTGCCGCCGATCCCGGGAGACATGGTCGTGGTTTTTGGCGGGTATCTGGCGGGCATCGGACATCTCAATGTGTACGCCGTCTGGGCGTTATCCACGGTGGGAGGTGCGCTCGGGTTCATGACCATGTACGCGGTGGGCTACTGGGCCGGCGATGCGGTGTACGATCCACAGCGACTGCGCTGGTTACCGAAAGGGTACCTCGGAAAGGTGCGTACCTGGCTGCAACGCTGGGGCTACCGGGTGGTGCTCGCGAATCGGTTTCTGAGCGGGGCCCGATCCGTGATCTCCCTTTCGGTGGGCATGGCGCACATGCATCGTATGCGGACGCTGGCGTACGCGACGATCAGCGCGTTTTTGTGGACCGGCGTGATCATTTGGGCGGGTTACCTGGTGGGAGAGAATTGGGCAGTTGTGTCCGTGTATCTGAAAGGATACGGGTGGTTCATCCTCGCGTTGACCGTCGGGGTTGGTCTGGCGGTTTGGTATCGGATGCGGCGGCGGCTGGTATCGGGAAATGGCGTCGCAACTGAAACACCGGACGTGAATCCGGGTTGA